A genome region from Sporocytophaga myxococcoides DSM 11118 includes the following:
- a CDS encoding type IX secretion system membrane protein PorP/SprF, with amino-acid sequence MARSLWVWGILFVKFVTCKAQIAPLYPDIPATYSFNMPLVTPAYIPLEGKYILGSIYKFKLKESNLAIFDMNAAIVFDGKGQNKQLVRLNFSNEKEGPYISTSRASANYAYKLALTHDLNMSAGLSLGFVNRIYMTPSSSNQGSFFLPDGNIGLTINYKELEIGSALMQFPNSKETPLQSTQQAKRFYHMYGMYKHDISPYWSLKEYMLVRVLPEITTQLIGGFNIIYQDMYEAGFVYYQRRGITFQLVYGLPGEKYPLALSMAYNSSLLTQSPLWVDSFELGLKVRINKKKESGLTIGKL; translated from the coding sequence ATGGCTCGTAGTCTATGGGTTTGGGGGATTTTATTTGTGAAATTTGTAACATGCAAAGCACAGATAGCTCCTTTATATCCTGATATCCCAGCTACTTACTCTTTTAACATGCCTTTGGTTACACCTGCTTATATACCTCTCGAAGGTAAATATATACTGGGTAGCATTTATAAATTTAAACTTAAAGAATCCAACCTAGCCATATTTGACATGAATGCCGCCATAGTCTTTGACGGTAAAGGTCAGAACAAACAATTGGTTCGGTTAAATTTTTCCAACGAAAAAGAAGGCCCATATATCAGTACCTCCCGGGCTTCTGCAAACTATGCCTATAAATTGGCGCTTACCCATGATCTCAATATGTCTGCCGGATTGTCTCTAGGGTTTGTGAACAGGATCTATATGACACCTTCTTCATCAAATCAGGGCAGTTTTTTTCTTCCCGATGGAAATATTGGATTAACTATAAACTATAAAGAATTGGAAATTGGAAGTGCATTGATGCAGTTTCCCAATTCTAAAGAAACTCCATTACAGTCGACGCAACAGGCGAAACGTTTCTATCATATGTATGGTATGTACAAACATGATATCAGCCCTTACTGGTCACTCAAAGAATATATGTTGGTAAGGGTATTGCCAGAAATAACCACTCAGCTTATTGGCGGCTTCAACATCATATATCAGGATATGTATGAGGCAGGCTTTGTATATTATCAAAGACGAGGCATCACGTTTCAATTGGTCTATGGGCTTCCCGGTGAAAAATATCCTCTTGCACTCAGTATGGCTTATAACTCTTCTTTATTGACTCAAAGTCCACTCTGGGTAGATTCTTTTGAACTTGGTTTGAAGGTACGAATCAATAAGAAGAAGGAAAGTGGATTGACAATTGGGAAATTGTAA
- a CDS encoding VOC family protein codes for MAVINPHINFNGNAEEAFTFYKSVFGGEFTKIIRFKDIASTEFPIPEKEENKLMHIALPIGKINKLLGNDVPEFMGKVNENENRSKISISTESKDEADKLFNGLSAGGAIEVPFTENPGGSYFGMFRDKYGIEWMVEFEPKN; via the coding sequence ATGGCAGTTATCAATCCACACATTAACTTCAACGGAAATGCAGAAGAAGCATTTACATTTTATAAATCTGTATTTGGAGGAGAATTTACAAAGATTATTCGATTCAAAGATATAGCAAGCACCGAATTTCCCATACCGGAAAAAGAAGAAAATAAACTTATGCATATTGCTTTGCCAATCGGTAAAATCAATAAGTTATTGGGTAATGATGTCCCTGAATTTATGGGGAAAGTAAATGAGAATGAGAATAGAAGTAAAATTTCGATAAGTACAGAAAGCAAAGACGAAGCTGATAAATTATTCAATGGTCTTTCGGCAGGTGGAGCAATAGAAGTACCTTTTACCGAAAACCCTGGAGGTTCATATTTTGGTATGTTCAGAGACAAATATGGCATTGAATGGATGGTGGAGTTTGAGCCAAAAAATTAA
- a CDS encoding NAD(P)-dependent alcohol dehydrogenase has product MKAVVYEKYGAPDVLELKDINKPIPKGNEVLIRVYATSVSAGDWRLRKADPFLARVFNGLFKPRRVKVLGFELAGVVEEVGKKVQSLKRGDAVFASCGLRFGGYAEYACLPANELISLMPSNMRFEEAATVPIGGLTALRFLRQNNVKANDKVLIYGASGSVGTFAVQIAKSFKAEVTAVCSNANTRLVSQLGAHHIIDYTQTDFLKTETRFDIVFDAVGKTSKSECRHLLKPGGRFTTVMDSPKSRPDDLSTLKEMIETGNLITVIDRRYTLEQIREAHAYVESFRKKGNVVINIIPGQEL; this is encoded by the coding sequence ATGAAAGCGGTTGTTTACGAAAAATACGGAGCGCCTGATGTTCTCGAGTTAAAAGACATTAACAAACCTATTCCTAAAGGAAATGAAGTATTAATAAGAGTTTATGCTACTTCAGTATCAGCAGGCGATTGGCGCTTGCGAAAGGCAGATCCGTTTCTTGCAAGAGTATTTAATGGATTGTTCAAACCCAGAAGAGTGAAAGTGCTCGGGTTTGAATTGGCAGGAGTTGTGGAGGAGGTCGGAAAAAAAGTTCAATCGCTTAAGCGAGGCGATGCTGTTTTTGCATCGTGTGGTTTAAGATTTGGGGGCTATGCAGAGTATGCATGCCTTCCGGCCAATGAATTGATTTCATTAATGCCTTCGAATATGAGATTTGAAGAGGCCGCTACGGTTCCGATTGGCGGACTTACTGCATTGCGTTTCTTGCGACAGAACAATGTCAAGGCCAATGATAAGGTGCTGATATATGGCGCATCCGGAAGTGTGGGAACTTTTGCTGTGCAGATCGCAAAATCGTTTAAGGCTGAGGTTACTGCAGTATGTAGTAATGCAAACACCCGTCTGGTTTCGCAGCTTGGTGCACATCACATTATTGATTATACCCAAACTGATTTTTTAAAAACAGAAACGCGTTTCGATATTGTTTTTGATGCGGTAGGAAAAACCTCTAAATCTGAATGCAGACATTTATTAAAACCGGGAGGTAGGTTTACTACTGTCATGGATTCTCCGAAATCAAGGCCTGATGATCTGTCGACCTTAAAAGAAATGATTGAAACCGGAAATCTTATCACGGTAATTGACAGAAGATATACACTCGAGCAAATCAGAGAAGCACATGCTTATGTAGAATCATTCCGTAAAAAGGGAAATGTTGTTATCAATATTATACCTGGTCAGGAGCTGTAG
- a CDS encoding ATP-binding protein: MRISYLNTFTFVHVIVFIIFILVISKFYKESKELLGNFKWVSHTYTVLNSLELTESRISDMETNTLAFYQTNSPPFHNSFIQDTIAIYNTVSKIHTITKDNPTQQGNLDQLDSLLAQRISELVTFIQYRKHHGINKETIEKEAEKIRSDSTNVAIINLLKHMKGLEGSLLTEREAKATVKVTQIQYLFIAIAIGTFVIGLIFLFEVRRDLRQKRKIQEGLRSLDRNKNLFFSIISHDLRGPINSAHKLAEFLNGDTNEIDRVKMAEMLRHSIKKVATLLDELLEWARLQMNKIDFNPQVIDLCEIVDEVIESLNGMIKDKGIIITNKINNCKAYGDHYMTSTIIRNLLTNAIKFSMENKSIHVSGQLLENGLLEVKVTDEGIGMNEDARNKLFRLDVRQTTKGTKQESGSGLGLIICKEFVEKQGGKIWATSVVGNGSSFCFTLPSRK, from the coding sequence ATGAGAATATCTTATTTAAATACTTTTACTTTCGTTCATGTAATAGTCTTTATCATTTTCATTCTGGTTATTTCCAAGTTTTATAAGGAATCTAAAGAGTTATTGGGCAATTTCAAGTGGGTATCTCACACCTATACTGTTCTTAACAGTCTGGAGCTTACTGAGAGCCGCATTTCCGATATGGAAACAAACACATTGGCTTTCTATCAGACAAACTCTCCACCGTTCCACAATTCCTTTATTCAAGATACAATTGCTATATACAATACAGTATCAAAAATTCACACCATTACAAAGGATAATCCCACTCAGCAAGGCAACTTAGATCAGTTAGATTCTTTATTAGCTCAAAGGATCAGTGAACTGGTTACTTTTATTCAATATCGGAAGCACCACGGGATTAATAAGGAGACAATAGAAAAAGAAGCAGAAAAAATAAGGTCAGATAGCACTAATGTGGCCATTATTAACCTTCTAAAACATATGAAAGGGTTGGAGGGCTCTCTGTTAACTGAAAGAGAAGCCAAAGCGACCGTAAAAGTAACTCAGATACAATATCTATTTATTGCAATTGCTATTGGTACATTTGTTATTGGGTTGATTTTTCTTTTTGAAGTAAGGAGGGACTTAAGGCAAAAGAGAAAAATTCAGGAAGGATTGAGGAGTTTAGATAGAAATAAAAATCTTTTTTTTTCTATTATAAGTCATGATCTGAGAGGGCCGATAAATTCTGCACATAAATTAGCTGAGTTTTTAAATGGTGACACCAATGAGATCGATAGGGTAAAAATGGCTGAGATGCTCCGGCATTCGATTAAAAAAGTGGCTACTTTACTGGATGAGCTCCTGGAGTGGGCGAGGCTTCAAATGAATAAAATCGATTTTAATCCGCAAGTGATCGATCTATGTGAAATCGTTGACGAAGTTATAGAAAGCCTTAATGGTATGATAAAGGATAAAGGAATTATTATTACTAATAAAATAAATAATTGTAAGGCTTATGGAGATCATTATATGACTTCAACCATAATCCGGAACTTACTAACAAATGCAATAAAGTTTTCAATGGAAAATAAAAGCATACATGTTTCTGGCCAGCTTTTGGAAAATGGCCTTCTGGAAGTTAAGGTTACTGATGAGGGGATCGGGATGAATGAAGATGCAAGAAACAAATTGTTCCGGTTAGATGTAAGACAAACAACAAAAGGGACAAAGCAGGAATCCGGTTCGGGTTTAGGCCTGATCATTTGTAAGGAGTTTGTTGAGAAACAGGGAGGCAAAATTTGGGCAACCAGTGTTGTAGGCAATGGTAGTTCATTTTGTTTTACATTGCCATCAAGAAAATAG
- a CDS encoding CARDB domain-containing protein, which yields MKKNRSLLLKFLFLGFIHVGASMTDYAKADKINNLSHISSLTSEKQSTIDIFPTGASSFAYPNLFVAHTESNAGDVNTKNYTIAYYLSKDSVLDLTKDIFLDTAFAQAQAPTKERYISKNFNLQKLKLEEGVYHILIVSDFNNVIDEYNENNNITLTAIEIYGKDSDLLFENTSYQTAEYTPGADIEATAKVKNNGISIAGGNYINYYLSKDNVIDSKDVLLHKSPIYQLNPGDTISSIDQFKLPQVDSGYYYLISKVDGDSIVTESNEDNNVNIQRVHISDFIVDLIPVSLHDTIIAENGFYTIEGHTINIGENISYGTDLNFYISNDTVLDSSDKLLGMDYLGRIQPQGKLPFKFNFPISEDSYYLIIQTDSKNQNHETNEANNITYVYIKGKRLYMDLRISNIKIVSLYNGNKIKIEYNVYNSGNTISSKYTFTYFYISKDSTYSADDQYLGYTQDEEILPGQNKSNQATLNLPQSWSDDNYIIARADGYKTNDETNENNNDAFVKIKNFVTTAPNIATSLIFPVNTGEIAVVPNPAGEYINVEINATASLDLVSYEIYDSYGSKFKSAESAVNGGKFTIPAYDLSQGIYLLKVSYGDSAQTIKVYKE from the coding sequence ATGAAAAAAAATAGATCATTATTACTGAAATTTCTGTTTCTGGGATTTATCCACGTAGGAGCCTCCATGACTGATTATGCTAAGGCTGATAAGATTAACAATCTTTCACATATATCTAGTCTTACTTCCGAAAAGCAATCAACAATAGATATATTTCCAACAGGTGCAAGTTCATTTGCCTATCCTAATTTATTTGTCGCTCATACTGAATCTAATGCGGGAGATGTGAATACTAAGAATTACACTATAGCTTACTATTTATCTAAAGACTCTGTTCTTGATCTGACGAAGGATATATTTTTAGATACCGCTTTTGCTCAGGCTCAAGCCCCAACAAAGGAAAGATATATTTCAAAGAATTTTAATCTTCAAAAATTAAAACTGGAAGAAGGAGTATATCATATCCTCATAGTGTCAGACTTTAATAATGTGATAGATGAATACAATGAGAATAATAATATCACATTAACTGCCATTGAAATTTATGGCAAAGATTCAGATTTATTGTTTGAAAATACATCATATCAGACTGCAGAATATACTCCAGGTGCAGATATTGAAGCTACGGCAAAAGTCAAAAACAATGGGATATCTATTGCAGGAGGTAATTACATTAACTATTACCTTTCCAAGGATAATGTAATTGATTCAAAAGATGTTCTTCTGCATAAATCCCCAATATATCAATTAAATCCTGGAGATACTATTTCATCTATTGATCAATTCAAACTTCCTCAGGTTGATTCAGGTTATTATTACCTCATTTCGAAAGTGGACGGTGACTCCATTGTTACAGAATCCAATGAAGATAATAATGTTAATATACAGCGTGTCCATATTTCTGATTTTATAGTAGACCTGATTCCTGTCTCTCTTCATGATACTATCATTGCAGAAAATGGGTTTTATACGATTGAAGGGCATACTATCAATATTGGAGAAAATATTTCTTACGGTACTGATTTGAATTTTTATATCTCGAATGACACTGTGCTTGATTCTTCAGATAAACTTTTAGGTATGGACTATCTGGGTAGAATTCAACCCCAGGGAAAACTTCCATTTAAATTTAATTTTCCTATATCTGAGGATTCATACTATCTAATTATACAAACTGATTCTAAAAACCAGAATCATGAAACAAATGAGGCTAACAACATTACCTATGTATATATCAAAGGTAAACGTTTATATATGGATCTGCGCATCAGCAATATTAAAATAGTCTCATTGTATAATGGCAACAAAATTAAAATTGAATACAATGTTTACAATTCCGGAAACACAATTTCGTCAAAATATACCTTTACTTACTTTTACATCTCTAAAGACAGTACATACAGTGCAGATGATCAATATCTGGGCTATACACAAGATGAGGAAATACTTCCAGGTCAGAACAAAAGCAATCAAGCGACTTTGAATTTACCTCAATCCTGGTCAGACGACAACTACATCATCGCTCGTGCAGACGGATATAAGACCAATGATGAGACCAATGAAAACAATAATGATGCATTTGTGAAAATTAAGAATTTCGTAACAACTGCTCCTAATATTGCAACATCACTGATTTTCCCTGTAAACACTGGAGAAATTGCAGTAGTACCAAATCCTGCAGGAGAATATATAAATGTTGAGATCAATGCAACAGCTTCTCTGGATTTGGTAAGTTATGAAATATATGATAGCTATGGCAGCAAATTCAAATCAGCTGAATCAGCTGTTAATGGTGGTAAATTTACCATACCTGCATATGACCTTTCTCAGGGCATTTATTTATTAAAAGTAAGCTATGGAGATTCTGCTCAAACAATAAAAGTATATAAAGAATAG
- a CDS encoding gliding motility-associated C-terminal domain-containing protein: protein MSSIKKHIAYCLLILIAPLTGLAQTYYIKDDGFRQCLTDLEPTLVNSQKELDINAAANFTHDIICINYKMSNVDGIQYFINTKRLSLTHNQLSSLEEISGLTKLEEITINENTITQLPNLSNFNNLKSIDASNNALSNAPNLPVPSSLMYLNLSQNNLPSFPDLSNQLNLTYLNLAGNINIKVVPKLPVLIKLEELHLYYCGLNEAPVISNLSNLKILNLGFNYLKTLPDFSANQQLKSIFANDNMLESFASMNSLPNLEKVGLLNNYLSYEDFIPLLNIPTFRDIYKIAPQKTFPNPLFSNYLEYDTINLKTGIANQIAGVNYSWYYNNNRIWTGNADTLSFPNSSISQSGDYYFTLNHPDFPDLPITSAVKNVTISECLIPSHISKEVTGATCVKPGSIKVSPGLQPKNNLSYILESKSTKIQVTSKDGNFNNLNNPEYRLYAKAGDRCIKLIDDKIILPIEACKEAFFSPNNDGISDIYFFTQQGKAKVFNKWGQVIQELSVPVEWDGRLKDNSIIQTGYYTIEINNGEEKFHLSVVY from the coding sequence ATGAGTTCTATAAAAAAACATATTGCTTATTGTTTATTGATACTGATAGCTCCCCTAACAGGCTTAGCTCAGACCTACTATATCAAAGATGATGGGTTCAGACAATGTCTCACTGATCTGGAGCCGACTTTGGTAAACAGCCAGAAGGAGTTAGATATTAATGCGGCAGCAAATTTTACACATGATATTATTTGTATCAATTATAAAATGAGCAATGTAGACGGAATACAATATTTCATCAATACAAAACGTCTGAGTCTTACTCATAACCAACTCTCATCGCTGGAAGAAATATCAGGATTAACCAAACTGGAGGAGATCACTATCAATGAAAATACAATCACTCAACTTCCAAACCTGAGTAATTTCAATAATCTGAAATCAATAGATGCAAGTAATAATGCTTTGTCTAATGCTCCAAACCTGCCAGTACCAAGCTCTTTAATGTATTTGAACCTGAGTCAGAACAATCTTCCTTCTTTCCCTGATCTGAGCAATCAACTGAATTTAACTTATTTAAATCTGGCAGGTAATATCAATATTAAGGTTGTTCCAAAACTACCTGTATTAATAAAACTGGAAGAGTTACATCTTTATTACTGCGGATTAAATGAGGCACCAGTAATAAGCAATCTCTCTAATCTGAAAATTTTAAACTTAGGCTTTAATTATCTCAAAACATTACCGGACTTTAGTGCAAACCAACAATTGAAAAGCATATTTGCCAATGATAACATGCTTGAATCATTTGCAAGTATGAATAGTCTGCCGAATCTTGAAAAGGTAGGATTGTTAAATAATTATCTGAGTTATGAAGATTTCATACCTTTGTTGAATATTCCAACATTTAGAGACATCTATAAAATCGCACCTCAAAAAACTTTCCCAAATCCTTTATTTTCCAATTATCTGGAATACGATACCATCAATCTAAAAACAGGAATAGCCAATCAGATAGCAGGCGTCAATTACTCCTGGTATTACAACAATAACCGAATCTGGACTGGAAATGCAGATACATTATCCTTTCCCAATTCAAGCATAAGCCAAAGTGGAGATTATTATTTCACCCTTAATCATCCCGATTTTCCGGATCTGCCCATCACTTCTGCGGTAAAGAATGTAACTATATCTGAGTGTCTCATTCCTTCTCACATAAGCAAGGAAGTCACCGGTGCTACTTGTGTAAAACCTGGTTCTATAAAAGTATCTCCGGGCCTGCAGCCTAAGAATAATCTGTCTTATATACTTGAAAGTAAATCAACCAAAATACAAGTAACCTCAAAGGATGGGAATTTTAATAATCTCAATAATCCTGAATACCGCTTATATGCCAAAGCCGGTGATCGATGCATAAAGCTGATAGACGATAAGATTATACTTCCAATAGAAGCCTGTAAGGAAGCCTTTTTTTCTCCCAATAATGACGGTATCAGTGATATTTATTTCTTCACCCAACAAGGCAAGGCAAAGGTATTTAATAAATGGGGTCAGGTTATTCAGGAACTATCAGTTCCTGTCGAATGGGATGGTCGATTAAAGGATAATTCAATTATTCAAACAGGTTATTATACCATCGAAATCAATAATGGGGAAGAGAAATTTCATTTGTCGGTGGTTTATTGA
- a CDS encoding RNA polymerase sigma factor, which yields MKITEKEIPHLIRAGQDQQVISLLYKTIFPKVKKYVVSHGGIGDDASDVFQDSIMYLYSQIMSGKYDEEKYTINGYLFTLSKNRWLNKLKRNKRFTSVENHDETLAESISDPDFQIVDEINKGESLIRSIFSGLGEKCIELLTYDIFYNMLMEDIALRMGFSTVSAAKMQLKRCKDKLDLELEQKPEIKSRLLNELS from the coding sequence ATGAAAATAACAGAAAAAGAGATACCTCATTTGATTAGGGCCGGTCAGGATCAACAGGTAATTTCCCTGCTATATAAAACAATTTTCCCGAAAGTAAAAAAATATGTGGTGTCGCACGGTGGAATTGGTGATGATGCTTCAGATGTCTTTCAGGACTCCATTATGTACCTCTATTCCCAGATTATGAGCGGGAAGTACGATGAAGAAAAGTACACCATAAACGGATATTTATTCACCCTTTCAAAAAACAGATGGTTGAATAAATTAAAGAGAAACAAACGATTTACATCTGTAGAAAACCACGATGAAACGCTTGCTGAATCCATTTCTGATCCGGATTTTCAGATTGTTGATGAGATTAATAAAGGCGAAAGTCTGATCAGATCTATCTTTTCAGGATTAGGCGAAAAATGCATAGAACTGCTGACCTACGACATATTCTACAATATGCTGATGGAAGATATAGCCCTGAGAATGGGATTTTCAACTGTAAGTGCAGCGAAAATGCAGTTGAAACGATGTAAAGACAAATTGGATCTTGAGTTGGAACAAAAACCGGAAATAAAAAGCCGATTGCTTAATGAGTTATCCTAA